One Paracidovorax avenae ATCC 19860 genomic region harbors:
- a CDS encoding 3-oxoacid CoA-transferase subunit A produces MINKIADSVAQALSGIQDGATVLVGGFGTAGIPGELIDGLIEQGARDLTVVNNNAGNGDTGLAALLKTGRVRKIICSFPRQVDSWVFDDLYRSGKLELELVPQGNLAERLRAAGAGIGAFFCPTAYGTELAKGKETREIGGKHYVLEYPIHGDVALIKAERGDRWGNLTYRMSARNFGPVMATAAKQTIATVHEIAELGALDPEAIVTPGIFVSRIVRIERTATQGAGFRKPA; encoded by the coding sequence ATGATCAACAAGATTGCGGATTCCGTTGCCCAGGCCCTGTCGGGCATCCAGGACGGCGCCACGGTGCTCGTCGGCGGCTTCGGCACGGCCGGCATTCCCGGCGAACTGATCGACGGACTGATCGAGCAGGGCGCCCGCGACCTCACGGTGGTCAACAACAACGCCGGCAACGGCGACACGGGCCTGGCCGCGCTGCTCAAGACGGGCCGCGTGCGCAAGATCATCTGCAGCTTCCCGCGGCAGGTGGACAGCTGGGTGTTCGACGACCTGTACCGCTCCGGCAAGCTGGAACTGGAACTGGTGCCGCAGGGCAACCTCGCCGAGCGCCTGCGCGCGGCCGGGGCCGGCATCGGCGCCTTCTTCTGCCCCACGGCCTACGGCACCGAACTGGCGAAGGGCAAGGAAACGCGCGAGATCGGGGGCAAGCACTACGTGCTGGAGTACCCCATCCATGGCGACGTGGCCCTCATCAAGGCCGAGCGCGGCGACCGCTGGGGCAACCTGACCTACCGCATGTCCGCGCGCAACTTCGGCCCCGTGATGGCCACGGCCGCGAAGCAGACCATCGCCACGGTGCACGAGATCGCGGAACTGGGCGCGCTGGACCCCGAGGCCATCGTCACCCCCGGCATCTTCGTGAGCCGGATCGTGCGCATCGAGCGCACCGCCACCCAGGGCGCGGGCTTCAGGAAGCCTGCATGA
- a CDS encoding YciI family protein has product MPFIIETFDKPGHQHVRQATRAAHLEFLDGHKDLLLACGAKLDDDGRDLGGGLYVVALDSREAAQRFIESDPFHAAGLFERVVLTRWRKAYVDGQCYL; this is encoded by the coding sequence ATGCCTTTCATCATCGAGACCTTCGACAAGCCCGGCCACCAGCACGTGCGCCAGGCCACGCGCGCCGCGCACCTGGAATTCCTGGACGGCCACAAGGACCTGCTGCTGGCCTGCGGGGCCAAGCTGGACGACGACGGCCGGGACCTGGGCGGCGGCCTCTACGTGGTGGCGCTGGACTCGCGCGAAGCGGCGCAGCGCTTCATCGAGTCCGATCCCTTCCATGCCGCCGGCCTGTTCGAGCGCGTGGTGCTCACGCGCTGGCGCAAGGCCTACGTGGACGGACAGTGCTACCTGTGA
- a CDS encoding type III secretion system chaperone, giving the protein MQISSTASTTDPSTLSPPPAAWLREAARRFGETEGAEPFSESRSFEQDGIRYSPLRIEDAPRERWVLVASQPCPASVEEPVWTSLLLHLNAPAMALGSVGIGLDRTGRAVVVHGVPPSHVGDAALLAQDLFQLSYFSGMLRESALGVQHHLPSMIEAHALRQAGSASGPEAAPPEMPPLPPGLEATVQAQAGADWHRSLLRQALDELGAAASGTPDLPLGSIARLQGKDIQIAACGDGRTLLLSAPLDRALADSAGRTAALQANVELMLIAGCALSLSPEGTFVQTRWDSAGMDGTDLAVQLDGFAALAASMDAPPASMQ; this is encoded by the coding sequence ATGCAGATCTCATCCACCGCAAGCACCACTGATCCATCCACCCTATCGCCTCCCCCGGCGGCATGGCTGCGCGAAGCTGCCCGCCGGTTCGGCGAAACGGAAGGCGCGGAGCCTTTCTCCGAGTCGCGCTCCTTCGAACAGGACGGCATCCGCTACAGCCCCCTGCGGATCGAGGACGCCCCGCGGGAGCGCTGGGTTCTGGTGGCGTCGCAGCCCTGCCCTGCCAGCGTGGAAGAGCCCGTCTGGACCAGCCTGCTGCTGCACCTCAACGCACCGGCCATGGCGCTCGGGTCCGTCGGCATCGGCCTGGATCGCACCGGACGCGCCGTGGTCGTGCACGGCGTGCCCCCGTCGCATGTCGGCGATGCGGCCCTGCTGGCCCAGGATCTGTTCCAGCTCAGCTACTTCAGCGGCATGCTGCGGGAAAGCGCGCTCGGGGTGCAGCACCACCTGCCCTCGATGATCGAAGCGCATGCTCTGCGCCAGGCCGGGAGCGCGTCCGGGCCGGAAGCCGCGCCACCGGAGATGCCGCCGCTGCCGCCGGGCCTCGAAGCCACCGTGCAGGCACAGGCCGGTGCGGACTGGCACCGCTCCCTCCTCCGGCAGGCTCTGGACGAGCTGGGCGCCGCGGCCTCCGGCACCCCCGACCTCCCGCTGGGCTCCATCGCCCGGCTGCAGGGCAAGGACATCCAGATCGCGGCCTGCGGCGATGGCCGCACGCTGCTGCTGTCGGCACCGCTGGACCGTGCGCTGGCCGACAGCGCCGGGCGCACCGCTGCGCTGCAGGCCAACGTGGAGCTGATGTTGATCGCCGGCTGCGCGCTGAGCCTCTCCCCCGAAGGCACGTTCGTACAGACACGCTGGGACTCCGCGGGCATGGATGGCACCGATCTGGCCGTCCAGCTGGATGGATTCGCCGCCCTGGCCGCCAGCATGGACGCCCCCCCTGCCTCCATGCAATGA
- a CDS encoding cyclase family protein, with amino-acid sequence MEQPQPANPRWKQRPPGSTWGDFGPDDQLGRLNLLTPDKVRQGVAEVREGLAFALSLPLDYPGGSALNPARHPPVLRPTLRKGLVNFNCLMAELEPGRTDVMSDDLAILYLQYSTQWDSLAHAGSLFDANGDGLPEALYYNGYAAGRHIVGPQDVRDTGVPATPGAAGTSTSAAHALGIEGMARTGVQGRGVMIDLRAHLGDVRTLVGYDTLMRVLDGDGVAVETGDIVCLHTGFADVVLGMRRHPDPQVLHNACAVLDGRDEKLLQWITDSQLAAIAADNYAVEGLPARPGPACCAALPLHEHCLFKLGVHLGELWHLTPLARWLREHGRQRFLLTAPPLNLPGAVGSPVTPVATV; translated from the coding sequence ATGGAACAGCCACAGCCCGCGAACCCCCGCTGGAAGCAGCGCCCGCCCGGCTCCACCTGGGGCGACTTCGGGCCCGACGACCAACTGGGCCGCCTGAACCTGCTGACACCCGACAAGGTGCGCCAGGGCGTGGCCGAGGTGCGCGAGGGCCTGGCGTTCGCGCTGAGCCTGCCGCTGGACTATCCCGGCGGCAGCGCGCTCAATCCGGCCCGCCACCCGCCCGTGCTGCGGCCCACGCTGCGCAAGGGGTTGGTGAATTTCAACTGCCTGATGGCCGAACTGGAGCCGGGCCGCACGGACGTGATGTCCGACGACCTGGCCATCCTGTACCTGCAGTACTCCACGCAGTGGGACAGCCTGGCGCACGCCGGATCGCTGTTCGACGCCAATGGCGACGGCCTGCCCGAGGCGCTCTACTACAACGGCTATGCGGCGGGGCGGCACATCGTCGGCCCGCAGGACGTGCGCGACACCGGCGTGCCGGCCACGCCGGGCGCTGCCGGCACCAGCACCTCGGCCGCGCACGCCCTGGGCATCGAGGGCATGGCGCGCACGGGCGTGCAGGGCCGCGGCGTGATGATCGATTTGCGCGCCCACCTGGGCGATGTGCGCACGCTGGTCGGCTATGACACGCTGATGCGCGTGCTCGACGGCGACGGCGTGGCGGTGGAGACGGGCGACATCGTCTGCCTGCACACGGGCTTCGCCGACGTGGTGCTGGGCATGCGCCGGCATCCCGATCCGCAGGTGCTGCACAACGCCTGCGCGGTGCTGGACGGCCGCGACGAGAAGCTGCTGCAGTGGATCACCGACAGCCAGCTCGCCGCCATCGCGGCGGACAACTACGCCGTCGAGGGCCTGCCCGCACGCCCCGGGCCGGCCTGCTGCGCGGCGCTGCCGCTGCACGAGCACTGCCTGTTCAAGCTGGGCGTGCACCTGGGCGAACTGTGGCACCTTACGCCGCTGGCGCGCTGGCTGCGCGAGCACGGCCGCCAGCGGTTCCTGCTGACGGCACCGCCGCTGAACCTGCCTGGCGCCGTGGGCTCGCCCGTGACGCCCGTCGCCACGGTCTGA
- the pcaF gene encoding 3-oxoadipyl-CoA thiolase translates to MTSSQAFICDAIRTPFGRYGGALSSVRTDDLGAVPLKALMARNPHVDWAAVTDVLYGCANQAGEDNRNVARMSALLAGLPIDVPGATINRLCGSGLDAVGTAARAIKAGEAGLMIAGGVESMSRAPFVMPKAESAFSRANAVYDTTIGWRFVNKLMKAQYGVDSMPETAENVADDYKIEREAQDRMALASQLKAVAAQKAGHLAREITAVTIPQKKGDAVVVDKDEHPRETSLEALARLKGVVREGGTVTAGNASGVNDGACALLLADEASAAKHGLTPKARVVGMATAGVAPRVMGIGPAPATQKVLALTGLTLEQLDVIELNEAFAAQGLAVLRMLGLKDDDERVNAWGGAIALGHPLGASGARLATTAVNRLHATGGRYALATMCIGVGQGIAVILERV, encoded by the coding sequence ATGACCTCTTCGCAAGCTTTCATCTGCGACGCCATCCGCACGCCCTTCGGCCGCTACGGCGGCGCGCTCTCCAGCGTGCGCACCGACGACCTGGGCGCCGTTCCGCTCAAGGCGCTGATGGCGCGCAACCCCCATGTCGATTGGGCTGCGGTGACCGACGTGCTCTACGGCTGCGCCAACCAGGCCGGCGAGGACAACCGCAACGTGGCCCGCATGAGCGCGCTGCTGGCCGGCCTGCCCATCGACGTGCCGGGCGCCACCATCAACCGCCTGTGCGGTTCGGGCCTGGATGCCGTGGGCACCGCGGCGCGCGCCATCAAGGCGGGCGAGGCGGGCCTGATGATCGCCGGCGGCGTGGAAAGCATGAGCCGCGCGCCCTTCGTCATGCCGAAGGCCGAGAGCGCCTTCAGCCGCGCCAACGCGGTGTACGACACCACCATCGGATGGCGCTTCGTGAACAAGCTCATGAAGGCGCAGTACGGGGTCGATTCCATGCCGGAAACGGCCGAGAACGTGGCCGACGACTACAAGATCGAGCGTGAGGCGCAGGACCGCATGGCACTGGCCAGCCAGCTCAAGGCCGTGGCCGCGCAGAAGGCCGGCCACCTGGCGCGCGAGATCACCGCCGTGACCATCCCCCAGAAGAAGGGCGACGCGGTGGTGGTGGACAAGGACGAACACCCGCGCGAGACCAGCCTGGAAGCGCTCGCCAGGCTCAAGGGCGTGGTGCGCGAAGGCGGCACCGTGACCGCCGGCAACGCCAGCGGCGTGAACGACGGCGCCTGCGCGCTGCTGCTGGCGGACGAGGCCTCTGCCGCGAAGCACGGCCTCACGCCCAAGGCCCGCGTGGTCGGCATGGCCACGGCCGGCGTGGCGCCGCGCGTGATGGGCATCGGCCCCGCGCCCGCCACGCAGAAGGTGCTGGCGCTGACCGGCCTCACGCTGGAACAGCTCGACGTGATCGAGCTGAACGAAGCCTTCGCCGCGCAGGGCCTGGCCGTGCTGCGCATGCTGGGGCTGAAAGACGACGACGAGCGCGTGAATGCCTGGGGCGGCGCCATCGCCCTGGGCCACCCGCTGGGCGCCAGCGGCGCTCGCCTGGCCACGACGGCCGTCAACCGGCTGCATGCCACGGGCGGGCGCTATGCGCTGGCCACCATGTGCATCGGCGTGGGCCAGGGCATCGCGGTGATCCTGGAGCGCGTGTGA
- a CDS encoding DUF1841 family protein codes for MFNPTQADVRRFFCAVHAKAQAGQPMEAIETLASLWIAEHPEYHEELSDVDAALARDYDRTPGRTNPFLHLSMHLSISEQCSIDQPRGIRQAVELLAARLGSLQEAHHAAMECLGSMLWESQRSGRPPDGDAYVACVQRRATRD; via the coding sequence ATGTTCAATCCCACGCAAGCGGACGTGCGCCGCTTTTTCTGCGCGGTGCATGCCAAGGCCCAGGCAGGCCAGCCGATGGAAGCCATCGAGACCCTGGCCAGCCTCTGGATCGCGGAACACCCCGAATACCACGAGGAACTCTCCGACGTGGACGCGGCCCTGGCGCGCGACTACGACCGCACGCCCGGCCGCACCAACCCCTTCCTGCACCTGTCCATGCACCTCTCGATCAGCGAGCAGTGCAGCATCGACCAGCCGCGCGGCATCCGCCAGGCGGTGGAACTGCTCGCCGCGCGCCTCGGGTCACTGCAGGAGGCGCACCATGCCGCCATGGAATGCCTGGGCAGCATGCTCTGGGAGAGCCAGCGCTCGGGTCGCCCTCCCGATGGCGACGCCTACGTGGCCTGCGTGCAGCGCCGGGCCACCCGCGACTGA
- the pcaD gene encoding 3-oxoadipate enol-lactonase, whose amino-acid sequence MAMNEVLKTAGGNFRVRVEGPVDAPALVFSNSLGTTLEMWDAQAERFARTHRVVRYDTRGHGGSVVSSGPYTFDQLGGDVVALLDALGIERAAFCGISMGGFTGLWLGVNAPQRLERLVVANSAAKIGTADGWTARAAMVRDKGTAGMAELAASSPGRWFTDAFAAAQPDVVRRAQGWIAGIAPEGYAGCCEALAHADLRAAIGGIAVPTLLIAGTADPVTTVADAQAMQAAIAGARVAELPASHLSNLEAPQAFDAALADFLQRD is encoded by the coding sequence ATGGCCATGAACGAGGTGCTGAAGACCGCGGGAGGCAACTTCCGCGTGCGGGTGGAAGGGCCTGTCGATGCGCCGGCCCTGGTGTTCTCCAACTCCCTGGGCACCACGCTGGAGATGTGGGATGCGCAGGCCGAACGGTTCGCACGCACCCACCGCGTGGTGCGCTACGACACGCGCGGCCACGGCGGCAGCGTGGTGTCGTCCGGGCCGTACACCTTCGACCAACTGGGTGGCGACGTGGTTGCGCTGCTCGATGCCCTGGGCATCGAAAGGGCCGCCTTCTGCGGTATCTCGATGGGCGGCTTCACCGGTCTCTGGCTCGGCGTGAACGCGCCGCAGCGGCTCGAGCGCCTGGTGGTGGCCAACAGTGCCGCGAAGATCGGTACCGCCGACGGGTGGACCGCGCGCGCCGCCATGGTGCGCGACAAGGGCACGGCCGGCATGGCCGAGCTGGCCGCTTCCTCGCCGGGGCGCTGGTTCACCGACGCCTTCGCCGCCGCGCAGCCCGACGTGGTGCGCCGCGCCCAGGGCTGGATCGCGGGCATCGCGCCGGAAGGCTACGCCGGCTGTTGCGAAGCCCTGGCCCACGCCGACCTGCGCGCGGCCATCGGCGGCATCGCGGTGCCCACGCTGCTCATCGCCGGCACGGCCGACCCGGTCACCACGGTGGCGGATGCGCAGGCCATGCAGGCCGCCATCGCCGGGGCCCGCGTGGCCGAACTGCCGGCCTCGCACCTGTCCAACCTCGAGGCGCCGCAGGCCTTCGATGCCGCGCTCGCGGATTTCCTGCAAAGGGACTAG
- a CDS encoding 3-oxoacid CoA-transferase subunit B, protein MSSYQKRSKDELARRVAQDIHEGAVVNLGIGQPTLVANHIPADREVILQSENGILGMGPAPAAGQEDYDLINAGKQPVTLLPGGAYFHHADSFAMMRGGHLDICVLGAFQVSARGDLANWSTGEPGAIPAVGGAMDLAIGAKQTWVMMDLLTKQGQSKIVAQCTYPLTGIGCVKRIYTDLATLACTPDGLVLIDAVPGLEHAELERLVGLPIRAA, encoded by the coding sequence GTGAGCAGCTATCAGAAACGCAGCAAAGACGAACTGGCCCGCCGCGTGGCCCAGGACATCCACGAGGGCGCCGTCGTCAACCTGGGCATCGGGCAACCCACCCTCGTGGCCAACCACATCCCGGCCGACCGCGAAGTCATCCTGCAGAGCGAGAACGGCATCCTCGGCATGGGCCCCGCGCCCGCGGCCGGGCAGGAGGACTACGACCTCATCAACGCGGGCAAGCAGCCCGTCACGCTGCTGCCGGGCGGTGCGTACTTCCACCATGCCGACAGCTTCGCCATGATGCGCGGCGGCCACCTGGACATCTGCGTGCTGGGCGCCTTCCAGGTCAGCGCCAGGGGCGACCTCGCCAACTGGAGCACGGGCGAGCCCGGGGCCATCCCGGCCGTGGGCGGCGCGATGGACCTGGCCATCGGCGCCAAGCAGACCTGGGTGATGATGGACCTGCTGACCAAGCAGGGCCAGTCCAAGATCGTGGCGCAGTGCACCTATCCGCTGACGGGCATCGGCTGCGTCAAGCGCATCTACACCGACCTCGCCACGCTGGCCTGCACGCCGGACGGCCTGGTGCTGATCGACGCCGTGCCGGGCCTGGAACATGCCGAACTCGAGCGCCTGGTCGGCCTGCCCATCCGCGCCGCCTGA
- a CDS encoding SDR family NAD(P)-dependent oxidoreductase: MTNSLASSVRERVLITGGGAGIGAATAERCRADGYEPVVIDRVVDHVPGGIQADLSNPAETARALQQALAGGPITRLVNNVGIVVPAGAAEQTLEQFDLAVALNLRCSLQCMQALLPGMQAAGFGRIVNMSSRAALGKELRTAYSATKAGLIGMTRVWALELGRHGITANAIGPGPIRTELFDRANPPDAPRTQAIIDAVPVKRVGTPDDVAHAVSYLLDGRSGFVTGQVLYVCGGMTVGVAGV, translated from the coding sequence ATGACGAACTCCCTTGCCTCCTCCGTGCGCGAGCGCGTCCTCATCACCGGCGGCGGCGCCGGCATCGGTGCGGCGACGGCAGAACGCTGCCGCGCCGACGGCTATGAGCCGGTCGTCATCGACCGCGTGGTCGACCATGTGCCCGGCGGCATCCAGGCCGACCTGTCCAACCCCGCCGAGACGGCGCGCGCACTGCAGCAGGCGCTGGCGGGTGGCCCGATCACGCGGCTGGTCAACAACGTCGGCATCGTGGTGCCGGCCGGGGCGGCCGAGCAGACGCTGGAGCAGTTCGACCTGGCCGTGGCGCTGAACCTGCGCTGCAGCCTGCAGTGCATGCAGGCGCTGCTGCCGGGCATGCAGGCGGCCGGCTTCGGGCGCATCGTGAACATGTCGTCGCGCGCCGCGCTCGGCAAGGAACTGCGCACCGCGTATTCGGCCACCAAGGCCGGCCTGATCGGCATGACGCGCGTGTGGGCGCTGGAACTGGGGCGCCACGGCATCACGGCCAACGCCATCGGGCCGGGGCCCATCCGCACCGAGCTGTTCGACCGAGCCAACCCGCCGGATGCGCCGCGCACGCAGGCCATCATCGATGCGGTGCCCGTGAAGCGTGTCGGCACGCCCGACGACGTGGCGCATGCGGTGTCGTATCTGCTCGATGGGCGCAGCGGTTTCGTTACCGGGCAAGTGCTCTACGTCTGCGGCGGCATGACCGTGGGGGTCGCGGGGGTCTGA
- a CDS encoding IclR family transcriptional regulator yields MSDTPKDPGKNPRPGDSYVQSFARGLEVIRSFSAAAPQQTLSEVAASSGLTRAGARRILLTLQTLGYVESDGRLFRLTPRILDLGFAYLSSMPIWDLAEPSMEALAGEVHESCSAAVLDGHDIVYVLRIHTHKIMSTNLGVGSRLPAFWTSMGRMLLAGLPDERVIALMHDLPRKRFTPRTVVEDAELLARVQTARAQGWCLIDQELEEGLISVAAPLRDRAGRTVAALNISGQANRTSAKVMQRDLLPVLLRTADTISRLLGTRRG; encoded by the coding sequence ATGAGCGATACCCCCAAGGACCCTGGTAAAAACCCTAGGCCGGGCGACAGCTATGTGCAGTCGTTCGCCCGCGGACTGGAAGTGATCCGCTCCTTCAGCGCCGCCGCGCCGCAGCAGACACTGAGCGAGGTGGCGGCCTCCTCGGGCCTGACGCGCGCGGGCGCCCGCCGCATCCTGCTCACGCTGCAGACACTGGGCTACGTGGAAAGCGACGGGCGGCTGTTCCGCCTCACGCCGCGCATCCTGGACCTGGGGTTCGCCTATCTCTCGTCCATGCCCATCTGGGACCTGGCGGAGCCGTCCATGGAAGCGCTGGCCGGCGAGGTGCACGAGTCGTGCTCGGCCGCCGTGCTGGACGGGCACGACATCGTCTATGTGCTGCGCATCCACACCCACAAGATCATGAGCACCAACCTCGGCGTGGGCTCGCGCCTGCCCGCGTTCTGGACCTCCATGGGCCGCATGCTGCTGGCCGGCCTGCCCGACGAGCGCGTCATCGCACTCATGCACGACCTGCCGCGCAAGCGCTTCACCCCGCGCACCGTGGTGGAGGACGCGGAACTGCTCGCCCGCGTGCAGACCGCCCGCGCGCAGGGCTGGTGCCTGATCGACCAGGAGCTGGAGGAAGGGCTGATCTCCGTCGCCGCCCCGCTGCGCGACCGCGCCGGCCGCACGGTGGCCGCGCTCAACATCAGCGGGCAGGCCAACCGCACCAGCGCGAAGGTGATGCAGCGCGACCTGCTGCCCGTGCTGCTGCGCACGGCCGACACCATCTCGCGGTTGCTGGGCACGCGGCGCGGCTGA
- a CDS encoding bifunctional diguanylate cyclase/phosphodiesterase: MVSKGGAEVQRWRLSLRTAIAVPFAALFIGTVALQAVTQHRQIDALIDQESVRLLDAVTHTASDRLLHFLATPFRVQRSVADAIGRHGLYHAGDLRPIHEYLRAILDAIYADERQIGLLGFGGREGEYAGIRREDDGRLRLILQDRSTHGRLQVYGLGSNNSVIASQEDYDPRGRPWYAPVAASGQARWSEIYTSAGERGDVMIAASSPVVSDGEPVGVVQAEVRLDTLQRFLGNEPLLGHGHIFVIDAEDRLVAQSGEGSVTLPMAPGSRQYGRRLASQSTSEAVRAAARFLPAGTQDEGAAAFSYPLDGQRYFARVTPFTQVPGLNWRIVVALPEADLLGDTRAASRRLLLATAAIAAFGLLLGLWAIQRIAAPILLTARAAQRMARGDWDTELRITSPLRETGALVQAFNDMAGRLRHSFEQLHRQLLGDPLTGLLTRRGLLEKADWPHPQRAVLVLAGIDAFRAVNDSMGLDTGDRLLQAAADRMRGSLPAPAFAARLGGDEFALLYLASEAAPPADAGRAIQDIFAQPFSVGEDEVQLTVSVGTVSGTLPAGRLADWLRNASSALGEAKRMGRGQCVPFTPDMMERSLERVRLASELRQALERGQFVLHYQPVVELSSGRTIGAEALVRWESPTRGMVPPGVFIPVAEASDLILGLGEWVLREATHAIAGQLPQLPDGFDIHVNVSARQLIQSDFQDTLKQILQDSGLPPGHLTLELTESVLLEDDGVTRARLAAIRALGVKIAIDDFGTGYSSLAYLGRLPFDCLKVDQRFVRNLLHSPQDEAIVTAVLSMARGFAVTVVAEGVETAEEADRLRSMGCASAQGYHFGRPAPLEHLRLATPI; encoded by the coding sequence ATGGTTTCGAAGGGCGGTGCTGAAGTGCAGCGCTGGCGCCTGTCGCTGCGCACGGCCATCGCCGTTCCGTTCGCGGCACTCTTCATCGGCACCGTGGCATTGCAGGCGGTCACCCAGCACCGCCAGATCGATGCGCTGATCGACCAGGAAAGCGTACGCCTGCTCGACGCCGTGACGCACACGGCCAGCGACCGGCTCCTGCATTTCCTGGCCACGCCGTTCCGGGTCCAGCGCAGCGTCGCGGACGCGATCGGCCGCCATGGCCTCTACCATGCGGGCGACCTGCGCCCGATCCACGAATACCTGCGCGCCATCCTGGACGCCATCTATGCCGACGAGCGGCAGATCGGCCTGCTGGGCTTCGGCGGGCGCGAGGGCGAATACGCCGGCATCCGGCGCGAGGACGACGGCCGCCTGCGGCTGATCCTGCAGGACCGCAGCACCCACGGCCGGCTGCAGGTGTACGGGCTGGGCAGCAACAACTCGGTCATCGCCTCGCAGGAGGACTACGACCCGCGCGGCCGCCCGTGGTACGCCCCCGTGGCCGCCTCGGGCCAGGCGCGCTGGTCGGAGATCTACACCAGCGCGGGCGAGCGCGGCGACGTGATGATCGCCGCCTCGTCCCCGGTCGTGTCCGACGGTGAACCCGTGGGCGTGGTGCAGGCCGAGGTACGGCTCGACACGCTGCAGCGCTTCCTGGGCAACGAACCCCTGCTGGGCCATGGACACATCTTCGTGATCGATGCCGAAGACCGGCTCGTCGCGCAGTCCGGGGAAGGCAGCGTGACGCTGCCCATGGCACCCGGCAGCCGCCAGTACGGCCGGCGGCTCGCCAGCCAGAGCACCAGCGAGGCGGTGCGCGCCGCGGCCCGTTTCCTGCCCGCGGGCACCCAGGACGAGGGCGCCGCGGCATTCAGCTACCCCCTGGACGGCCAGCGCTACTTCGCCCGCGTGACACCGTTCACCCAGGTGCCCGGCCTGAACTGGCGCATCGTGGTCGCGCTGCCCGAGGCCGACCTGCTCGGCGACACGCGCGCGGCCTCCCGCCGGCTGCTGCTCGCCACCGCCGCCATCGCGGCGTTCGGCCTGCTGCTGGGGCTGTGGGCCATCCAGCGCATCGCCGCCCCGATCCTGCTCACGGCCCGGGCCGCGCAGCGCATGGCCCGCGGCGACTGGGACACCGAGCTGCGCATCACCAGCCCGCTGCGCGAGACCGGGGCACTGGTGCAGGCCTTCAACGACATGGCCGGCCGGCTGCGCCATTCGTTCGAGCAATTGCACCGGCAACTGCTGGGCGATCCGCTGACCGGCCTGCTCACGCGCCGCGGCCTCCTGGAGAAAGCCGACTGGCCCCACCCCCAGCGGGCCGTGCTGGTGCTGGCGGGCATCGACGCCTTCCGCGCGGTGAACGACAGCATGGGGCTGGACACGGGCGACCGGCTGCTGCAGGCGGCGGCGGACCGGATGCGCGGCTCGCTGCCCGCGCCGGCGTTCGCCGCGCGGCTGGGCGGCGATGAATTCGCGCTCCTGTACCTGGCCAGCGAGGCAGCCCCGCCGGCCGATGCCGGGCGCGCCATCCAGGACATCTTCGCCCAGCCTTTTTCGGTCGGCGAGGACGAAGTGCAGCTGACCGTCTCCGTGGGGACCGTGTCCGGCACGCTGCCGGCCGGCCGGCTGGCGGACTGGCTGCGCAACGCGAGCAGTGCGCTCGGCGAGGCCAAGCGGATGGGCCGTGGCCAGTGCGTGCCCTTCACCCCGGACATGATGGAGCGCTCCCTGGAGCGCGTGCGCCTGGCTTCCGAGCTGCGGCAGGCCCTGGAGCGCGGCCAGTTCGTGCTGCACTACCAGCCGGTCGTGGAACTCTCCTCCGGCCGCACCATCGGCGCCGAGGCCCTGGTCCGCTGGGAGAGCCCCACGCGCGGCATGGTGCCGCCCGGCGTGTTCATCCCCGTGGCGGAAGCCTCCGATTTGATCCTGGGCCTCGGCGAATGGGTGCTGCGCGAGGCCACGCACGCCATCGCCGGGCAGCTGCCGCAGTTGCCGGACGGCTTCGACATCCACGTCAACGTCTCGGCGCGGCAGCTCATCCAGTCCGATTTCCAGGACACCCTCAAGCAGATCCTGCAGGACAGCGGACTGCCGCCGGGGCACCTGACGCTGGAGCTCACCGAATCGGTCCTGCTGGAGGACGACGGCGTGACCCGCGCGCGGCTGGCGGCGATCCGCGCGCTGGGCGTGAAGATCGCCATCGACGACTTCGGCACCGGCTACTCCTCGCTGGCCTACCTGGGCCGGCTGCCGTTCGATTGCCTGAAGGTGGACCAGCGCTTCGTGCGCAACCTGCTGCACTCGCCGCAGGACGAAGCCATCGTGACCGCCGTGCTCAGCATGGCCCGGGGCTTCGCCGTCACGGTGGTGGCCGAAGGCGTGGAAACCGCGGAAGAGGCCGACCGCCTGCGGTCCATGGGCTGCGCGAGTGCCCAGGGCTACCACTTCGGGCGACCGGCACCGCTGGAGCACCTGCGCCTCGCCACCCCCATCTGA